One segment of Eretmochelys imbricata isolate rEreImb1 chromosome 5, rEreImb1.hap1, whole genome shotgun sequence DNA contains the following:
- the MRPS30 gene encoding large ribosomal subunit protein mL65, with the protein MAAPRGWRLVWQGSCRLLHTELSAAPQPPSPLYPPVVASHTAKSKSAKRRRLEYFYQQVHAAPSIAEKLRLYGRLQRLKYVVYPQTFSLNADRWYQSFTKTVFVPGLPPAGAESAGPGGPDLSELRSLACDALLQEHFYQRKRERPFVYREQQHVAAPFLTQLVSSLTAALGSCNPLLAAARLDLKPQVNFYWERGETVVCRGYRTGRIDPVRFQIDDKPQIQIRVPKQLPEFVPLDYSVPGEVPVVNHKPDKLPLFKRQYDNKVFIGSKVADPCSYGHTQFHLIPDKLKRERLLKANLADQIEVTYRANGIASLFAWTAAQAMYQGFWCEADVTRPFVSQAVITDGKYFAFFCYQLNTLALTVQADQNNPRKNICWGTESKPLYEAVEGNNVKGFNDEILLQLVQFLLNRPERL; encoded by the exons atggcagctcccagggggtggCGGTTGGTGTGGCAGGGCAGCTGTCGGTTGCTGCACACCGAGCTCTCCGCAGCCCCTCAGCCTCCGTCTCCGCTCTACCCGCCCGTGGTCGCCTCCCACACGGCCAAGAGCAAGTCGGCCAAGCGCCGCCGGCTGGAGTATTTCTACCAGCAGGTGCACGCGGCGCCCTCCATCGCGGAGAAGCTGCGGCTCTACGGCCGGCTGCAGCGGCTCAAGTACGTGGTTTACCCGCAGACCTTCTCCCTGAACGCGGACCGCTGGTACCAGAGCTTCACCAAGACCGTCTTCGTGCCGGGGCTGCCCCCCGCGGGAGCGGAGTCGGCGGGACCCGGGGGCCCGGATCTGAGCGAGCTGCGTTCCCTGGCCTGTGACGCGCTCCTGCAGGAGCATTTCTACCAGCGCAAGCGAGAGCGACCCTTCGTCTACCGAGAGCAGCAGCACGTCGCGGCCCCCTTCCTCACCCAGCTGGTCTCCTCCCTCACCGCCGCGCTGGGCAGCTGCAACCCGCTGCTCGCCGCCGCCCGCTTAG atttaaaaccaCAGGTTAACTTCTATTGGGAGCGTGGTGAGACTGTTGTTTGTCGAGGATATCGAACTGGTAGAATCGATCCAGTGAGATTTCAGATAGATGACAAACCACAGATTCAGATCCGTGTGCCAAAACAGCTTCCAGAG TTTGTACCATTAGATTATTCAGTCCCTGGAGAAGTTCCTGTTGTTAATCACAAACCAGACAAACTTCCATTGTTCAAAAGACAATACGATAACAAGGTATTTATAG GATCAAAAGTCGCAGATCCATGCAGCTATGGTCATACGCAATTTCATTTGATTCCTGATAAACTGAAAAGGGAGCGATTATTAAAAGCAAACCTTGCTGATCAAATTGAAGTAACTTATCGAGCTAATGGTATTGCAAGTCTCTTTGCTTGGACTGCAGCACAAGCTATGTATCAAG GATTCTGGTGTGAGGCAGATGTGACCCGTCCCTTTGTATCGCAGGCTGTGATCACTGATGGAAAATACTTCGCTTTCTTTTGTTATCAGCTGAATACCTTAGCACTAACTGTACAAGCTGATCAAAATAACCCTCGGAAGAATATCTGTTGGGGAACAGAAAGTAAGCCCTTATATGAAGCTGTGGAAGGCAATAACGTAAAAGGTTTTAATGATGAAATTCTACTTCAGTTAGTTCAGTTTCTGCTAAACAGACCAGAACGATTGTAA